A stretch of Gossypium hirsutum isolate 1008001.06 chromosome A06, Gossypium_hirsutum_v2.1, whole genome shotgun sequence DNA encodes these proteins:
- the LOC107962568 gene encoding protein S-acyltransferase 24, whose protein sequence is MSSEIEVVEEAVPLKQLSGVVANGNEYGGGHHGVVGDVADDESLKNDVYTAAAYGDLEKLQRLVESEGCSLSEPDGLGYYALQWAALNNRTAAAQYIIEHGGDVHAVDHNGQTALHWSAVRGAVQVAEVLLQEGARVDAADIYGYQITHVAAQYGQTSFLYHVVSKWNADPDLPDNDGRSPLHWAAYKGFADCIRLLLFLDAHRGRQDKEGCTPLHWAAIRGNLEACTVLVQAGKMEDLTVTDNSGLTPEQLASEKNNRQVAFFLGNARRLLEKRCDGNSRLGRFTRLRLAPLLWCIILLLLATYIQSVIMDANLPKLMAGFSFMAWFGVILASTGLVMFYRCSSKDPGYIKMNVHDPQNMKDDEPLLKIETNNPSLLAGNWSQLCATCKIVRPLRAKHCSTCDRCVEQFDHHCPWVSNCVGKRNKWDFILFLVLEVSAMLITSGVTIARIVKDPVAPSSFFPWMNYAVSHHVGAISFLIVNFFLFFGVAALTIIQASQISRNITTNEMANVMRYSYLKGPGGRFRNPYDHGCWKNCSDFLIKGYNEDIQVIEDAAHSEGIGMVQMTRENGSLGNKNGHIAINVNSSKTNSHQGHLHSSQCTYSKSETESGTLGLGHGSGRSSAYSV, encoded by the exons ATGTCGTCGGAGATCGAGGTGGTGGAGGAGGCTGTACCTTTGAAGCAATTGAGTGGCGTTGTAGCGAATGGAAATGAATATGGGGGAGGGCATCATGGGGTTGTCGGTGATGTTGCCGATGATGAGAGCTTGAAGAACGATGTCTATACCGCTGCTGCTTATGGGGATTTGGAGAAACTTCAGAGGTTGGTTGAGTCCGAAGGTTGCTCTCTTTCCGAGCCTGATGGCCTTGGTTACTATGCCCTTCAGTGGGCTGCTTTGAATAATAGAACCGCAGCTGCTCAGTACATCATcgag CATGGTGGAGATGTGCATGCGGTGGATCATAATGGACAGACAGCCTTGCACTGGAGTGCGGTCCGTGGTGCAGTACAAGTTGCTGAGGTTTTACTCCAAGAGGGTGCTCGTGTTGATGCTGCTGACATCTATGGTTACCAG ATAACACATGTTGCTGCCCAATATGGTCAGACTTCTTTTCTCTATCATGTTGTTTCGAAATGGAATGCTGACCCTGACCTTCCTGATAACGATGGGCGAAGCCCTTTACACTG GGCTGCCTATAAAGGTTTTGCCGATTGCATTCGTCTTCTTTTATTTCTTGATGCACATAGAGGGCGTCAGGACAAGGAGG GTTGCACTCCTCTCCATTGGGCAGCTATCAGGGGTAATCTTGAGGCTTGCACAGTCTTAGTACAGGCTGGCAAGATGGAGGACTTGACGGTCACTGATAATAGCGGCCTTACACCTGAACAGCTCGCTTCTGAAAAAAATAACAGACAAGTTGCTTTTTTCCTT GGAAATGCTAGAAGGCTGCTTGAAAAACGATGTGATGGGAACAGCCGTCTTGGACGATTTACAAGATTAAGACTTGCGCCACTTCTTTGGTGCATTATCTTGCTACTATTAGCGACCTATATTCAATCTGTCATAATGG ATGCAAATCTGCCAAAGTTGATGGCTGGATTTAGCTTCATGGCTTGGTTTGGTGTTATCCTGGCATCTACTGGTTTAGTTATGTTTTATAGGTGTAGCAG CAAAGATCCCGGTTACATCAAGATGAATGTGCATGACCctcagaatatgaaagatgaT GAACCCTTACTGAAGATTGAGACAAATAATCCTTCTTTGCTAGCTGGAAATTGGTCTCAACTTTGTGCGACATGCAAG ATTGTTAGGCCTCTTCGTGCAAAACACTGCTCCACTTGTGATCGTTGTGTCGAACAGTTTGATCATCATTGCCCTTGGGTATCAAATTGTGTTGGAAAG AGAAACAAATGGGACTTTATTCTTTTCCTTGTTTTAGAGGTTTCAGCAATGCTGATTACTAGTGGAGTTACTATTGCAA GAATTGTGAAGGATCCAGTGGCTCCCTCATCATTTTTCCCATGGATGAACTATGCTGTTTCTCACCATGTTGGTGCTATATCCTTTTTGATTGTaaattttttcctcttctttggTGTGGCAGCCTTGACCATTATACAGGCTTCTCAG ATATCTCGCAATATAACAACAAATGAAATGGCAAATGTCATGCGCTATAGCTACCTCAAGGGTCCTGGTGGTCGATTTAGAAATCCATATGATCATGGATGCTGGAAGAACTGCTCAGATTTCCTGATCAAAGGCTACAACGAAGACATACAGGTTATTGAAGATGCAGCACATTCTGAAGGTATTGGGATGGTCCAAATGACTAGGGAAAATGGTAGTCTTGGGAACAAAAACGGCCATATTGctataaatgtgaattctagcaaAACCAATTCACATCAAGGGCATCTTCACTCTTCCCAGTGCACCTATAGTAAGTCGGAAACCGAGAGTGGGACTTTGGGGTTGGGTCATGGTAGTGGACGGAGCAGTGCATATTCAGTGTGA
- the LOC107963250 gene encoding receptor-like protein 15: MSNCRAKGLPNFLHYRTGLRYLDLSHNNLGGQNPSWLLQNNTRLQQFLMEGNSFKGHLQLPKHVNVNMFQVDISGNKMRGQIPMNIGSMFPHLQILNLSRNVFEGILEELAKSGSLLTLRLSSNNLSGKIPPTMFTLDKLRQLYLDGNNFDGEMPLIDISTLSFPALSDIDLSDNHLSVELPKWIWNVPNFEALDFSNNNFYGHFPLEFCNLGLLRFLDLSQNNFSGSVPSCISSLAIEHLHLSRNRLSGPLPLALYISSLVALDLGQNNLTGKIPYWVANLSALRILVLRENHFKGEIPSQICQLNLLSIVDLSQNKLSGHIPSCLSTLTLMPTDKSFRTASTSYLLDASQDSQFVFPGSSYRYPGSYVEEQVLFTTKKGSYSYSGNLLEYMSGIDLSCNMLTGPIPPELGNMSELHSLNLSHNNLIGFIPSWFSKLEQIESSIPYDKAQFATFDESSYLGNPFLCGPPKHENCSGTGLAPTAPNASSIEEESGFMDKHAFLVTFLASYPIVLTTIGVVLYINPYCNEDGFISSSSASTLATISLWSMFSEEAPSPMPWWFPLFLIV; this comes from the exons ATGTCAAACTGTAGAGCAAAGGGTCTTCCCAACTTCCTCCATTACCGAACTGGCTTGAGGTATCTTGACCTTTCACATAACAACTTGGGTGGACAAAATCCATCTTGGTTATTGCAGAACAATACAAGGTTACAACAGTTTCTCATGGAAGGTAATTCCTTCAAGGGTCATCTACAGTTACCAAAACATGTTAATGTTAACATGTTTCAAGTTGATATATCTGGGAATAAAATGCGAGGCCAAATTCCAATGAACATAGGCTCCATGTTTCCGCATCTACAGATCTTAAACTTGTCTAGGAATGTCTTTGAAG GAATACTGGAAGAATTAGCTAAGAGTGGCTCATTGTTGACTCTCAGACTTTCAAGTAATAACTTGAGTGGGAAAATACCACCTACAATGTTTACCTTAGATAAACTGCGACAGTTATATTTGGATGGCAATAACTTTGATGGAGAGATGCCACTGATAGATATCTCAACCCTTAGTTTTCCTGCTCTTAGTGATATAGATTTAAGTGATAACCATTTGTCTGTTGAGCTCCCAAAATGGATATGGAATGTGCCTAACTTTGAGGCATTGGATTTTTCCAACAATAATTTTTATGGTCACTTTCCTCTTGAATTCTGCAATTTGGGTTTGCTTAGATTTTTAGACCTTTCTCAGAACAATTTTTCTGGTTCTGTTCCATCGTGCATCAGTTCACTAGCCATAGAGCATCTTCACCTGAGCAGAAATAGACTAAGTGGTCCGCTGCCGCTTGCGCTTTACATCTCTTCGTTGGTGGCATTAGATCTTGGCCAAAACAACTTGACTGGGAAAATTCCATATTGGGTTGCCAATCTTTCGGCTTTGAGAATCCTTGTTTTGAGAGAAAATCACTTCAAGGGCGAAATTCCTAGTCAGATTTGCCAATTGAACTTGTTAAGTATCGTAGATCTTTCTCAAAACAAGCTTTCTGGTCATATTCCTTCCTGTTTGAGTACTTTAACTCTAATGCCAACAGACAAGTCTTTTCGGACTGCAAGCACTTCATATCTTCTTGATGCATCACAGGACTCTCAGTTTGTATTTCCAGGTTCAAGTTATCGATATCCCGGTAGCTATGTGGAGGAACAAGTATTGTTTACGACAAAGAAAGGATCGTACTCATATTCAGGCAACCTTCTTGAGTATATGTCTGGAATTGATTTATCTTGCAACATGCTAACAGGTCCAATTCCACCAGAACTAGGAAACATGAGTGAGCTCCATTCACTAAACTTGTCCCACAACAATTTGATTGGATTTATACCCTCATGGTTCTCAAAGCTTGAGCAAATTGAGA GTAGTATTCCGTATGATAAGGCTCAATTTGCCACGTTTGACGAAAGCAGCTACTTGGGAAATCCTTTTCTTTGTGGACctccaaagcatgaaaattgCAGTGGAACTGGTTTGGCCCCAACAGCACCAAATGCCTCTAGCATTGAAGAAGAAAGCGGTTTTATGGACAAGCATGCCTTCCTTGTGACCTTTTTGGCTTCTTACCCAATTGTGTTAACGACAATTGGTGTCGTCCTATAcataaatccttactgcaacgaAGATGGTTTTATTTCATCGAGCAGTGCATCAACACTTGCCACAATTTCATTGTGGTCAATGTTCTCAGAAGAAGCTCCTAGCCCAATGCCTTGGTGGTTTCCTTTGTTTCTCATTGTTTAA
- the LOC107963252 gene encoding prothymosin alpha-B-like codes for MEFEDPMAEFERLKQTATMDQYYGDFLEVRRFFFFFSFNLQRKSDRLVELTFFRFPFDELLKWKHPGLGNKDVSDTWDNDEDIEDDNADEKEDGADEDFSGEEGDPKDDPEANGDGGSGEEEDVDENDDGYVEDEEEDEEEEDEEVNEPPSKKRK; via the exons ATGGAGTTTGAGGACCCCATGGCAGAGTTTGAGCGCTTGAAGCAGACTGCAACAATGGACCAATACTATGGAGACTTCTTAG AGGTAAGgagattctttttctttttcagctttaATTTACAGAGGAAATCTGACAGGTTGGTGGAATTGACTTTTTTCAGGTTTCCATTTGATGAACTTCTAAAATGGAAACATCCTGGTCTAGGAAACAAAGATGTCAGTGATACATGGGATAATGATGAAGATATAGAGGATGATAATGCAGATGAAAAAGAGGATGGAGCTGATGAGGATTTCTCAGGTGAGGAAGGGGATCCCAAGGATGACCCTGAAGCCAATGGGGATGGAGGGAGTGGTGAAGAGGAGGATGTCGATGAGAATGATGATGGGTATGTTGAGGATGAAGAAGAGGACGAAGAAGAGGAAGATGAAGAGGTTAATGAGCCACCTTCTAAGAAGAGGAAATGA
- the LOC107962570 gene encoding triphosphate tunnel metalloenzyme 3 — protein sequence MEVEIKLRLQDASAHRQLTSILSPFHSKTLHQENLFFDTPANTLSSQLSVLRLRFLNKDARCIVSLKSKPTLVDGVSRVAEDEEELDPCSARACVEDPARLGKIESRILKRVKEEFGVGEEVGFVCLGGFENKREVFNWKNLKLEVDETKYGFGICYELECESEDPDGVKKLLEEFLKENGIGYSYSKRTKFAVFRSGKLP from the coding sequence ATGGAAGTCGAAATCAAACTCCGCCTCCAGGACGCCTCCGCCCACCGTCAATTAACCTCCATCCTTTCTCCTTTCCACTCCAAAACCCTCCATCAAGAAAACCTCTTCTTCGACACCCCAGCCAATACCCTTTCCTCTCAACTTTCCGTTCTTCGCCTCCGCTTCCTCAACAAGGACGCCCGCTGCATCGTTTCCCTCAAATCCAAACCTACTCTGGTAGATGGTGTCAGCCGCGTGGCGGAAGATGAGGAGGAACTAGATCCGTGTTCTGCACGCGCTTGCGTGGAGGACCCGGCGAGGTTGGGGAAGATTGAGTCGAGGATTTTGAAGAGGGTTAAAGAGGAATTTGGGGTTGGGGAAGAAGTGGGATTTGTTTGTTTAGGTGGGTTTGAGAATAAACGAGAGGTTTTTAATTGGAAAAATCTGAAGCTGGAAGTGGATGAGACTAAGTATGGTTTTGGGATATGTTATGAGCTGGAATGTGAAAGTGAGGATCCTGATGGCGTTAAGAAATTGCTTGAGGAGTTCTTGAAGGAAAATGGGATTGGTTATTCCTACTCTAAGAGGACAAAGTTTGCTGTTTTTAGGTCTGGGAAATTGCCTTAG
- the LOC107962569 gene encoding coumaroyl-CoA:anthocyanidin 3-O-glucoside-6''-O-coumaroyltransferase 1 isoform X2, whose amino-acid sequence MATLAERCTKMVEDVSPPPGSVPTTSLPLTFFDIQFLGSSPFQRLFFYEFPHPTSYLMQTTLPSLKTSLSLTLQRFFPFAGNLVFPAPPQIPYILYTQGDSVSFFVNESTADFSHLAGDHARHFQEFQLLLPKLLPAIASKTSSGCIQKMPLMAIQVTLFPNQGISIGVGFCHVAGDGRTLAHFMKSWASIQQSQGDLTCLNNPLPDFSSRDLIEDPLGLASLFMKRKWNFEDLSNNPIKKLRITCTIKRSQVELLKDLIKKGCVEDNGSEP is encoded by the exons ATGGCAACCCTAGCAGAGAGATGTACGAAGATGGTGGAAGATGTATCTCCACCACCAGGTTCAGTTCCCACAACCTCTCTCCCTCTCACCTTCTTCGACATTCAGTTCCTTGGTTCCTCTCCCTTCCAACGCCTATTTTTCTATGAATTCCCGCACCCTACCTCGTATTTAATGCAAACCACTCTCCCCTCTCTCAAAACATCTCTCTCCCTCACTCTTCAACGTTTCTTTCCTTTCGCCGGTAATCTTGTGTTCCCTGCGCCTCCTCAAATCCCTTATATTCTCTATACACAGGGTGATTCTGTTTCGTTTTTCGTCAATGAATCCACAGCTGATTTTAGCCATCTCGCAGGCGATCACGCCAGACATTTTCAAGAATTTCAACTTCTTCTCCCCAAGTTACTGCCTGCGATTGCAAGTAAGACGTCGAGTGGTTGCATACAAAAGATGCCCCTTATGGCCATTCAAGTCACTCTATTTCCGAACCAAGGCATTTCAATTGGAGTTGGCTTTTGCCATGTTGCGGGTGACGGTAGAACACTTGCTCATTTTATGAAATCATGGGCATCCATTCAGCAGTCTCAAGGGGATTTGACTTGTCTCAACAATCCCTTACCCGATTTCAGCAGTAGGGATTTGATTGAAGACCCTTTAGGACTAGCATCTCTTTTCATGAAGCGGAAGTGGAATTTCGAGGATTTATCTAACAATCCCATCAAAAAGCTTCGAATCACTTGTACTATCAAACGGTCTCAagttgagttattgaaagatttgataaaaaaaggttGCGTGGAAGACAACGGGTCCGAGCCT TAG
- the LOC107962569 gene encoding coumaroyl-CoA:anthocyanidin 3-O-glucoside-6''-O-coumaroyltransferase 1 isoform X1, which translates to MATLAERCTKMVEDVSPPPGSVPTTSLPLTFFDIQFLGSSPFQRLFFYEFPHPTSYLMQTTLPSLKTSLSLTLQRFFPFAGNLVFPAPPQIPYILYTQGDSVSFFVNESTADFSHLAGDHARHFQEFQLLLPKLLPAIASKTSSGCIQKMPLMAIQVTLFPNQGISIGVGFCHVAGDGRTLAHFMKSWASIQQSQGDLTCLNNPLPDFSSRDLIEDPLGLASLFMKRKWNFEDLSNNPIKKLRITCTIKRSQVELLKDLIKKGCVEDNGSEPVSISTFVVTCAYMWVCLTKLQETTVTQQISSADYSDELSYFLFAVDCRGHLKLPATYFGNCTIARTVAVKRSALIGETGIVVAGKAIGREVMETYKGPLKGAERREIFKSRHPPIMVSASPKFELYKIDFGWGRPRKTEVANIGSLGSLSLFSIAESREEEGSIEFGLALAPHELDIFNSIFHRTY; encoded by the coding sequence ATGGCAACCCTAGCAGAGAGATGTACGAAGATGGTGGAAGATGTATCTCCACCACCAGGTTCAGTTCCCACAACCTCTCTCCCTCTCACCTTCTTCGACATTCAGTTCCTTGGTTCCTCTCCCTTCCAACGCCTATTTTTCTATGAATTCCCGCACCCTACCTCGTATTTAATGCAAACCACTCTCCCCTCTCTCAAAACATCTCTCTCCCTCACTCTTCAACGTTTCTTTCCTTTCGCCGGTAATCTTGTGTTCCCTGCGCCTCCTCAAATCCCTTATATTCTCTATACACAGGGTGATTCTGTTTCGTTTTTCGTCAATGAATCCACAGCTGATTTTAGCCATCTCGCAGGCGATCACGCCAGACATTTTCAAGAATTTCAACTTCTTCTCCCCAAGTTACTGCCTGCGATTGCAAGTAAGACGTCGAGTGGTTGCATACAAAAGATGCCCCTTATGGCCATTCAAGTCACTCTATTTCCGAACCAAGGCATTTCAATTGGAGTTGGCTTTTGCCATGTTGCGGGTGACGGTAGAACACTTGCTCATTTTATGAAATCATGGGCATCCATTCAGCAGTCTCAAGGGGATTTGACTTGTCTCAACAATCCCTTACCCGATTTCAGCAGTAGGGATTTGATTGAAGACCCTTTAGGACTAGCATCTCTTTTCATGAAGCGGAAGTGGAATTTCGAGGATTTATCTAACAATCCCATCAAAAAGCTTCGAATCACTTGTACTATCAAACGGTCTCAagttgagttattgaaagatttgataaaaaaaggttGCGTGGAAGACAACGGGTCCGAGCCTGTAAGTATTTCAACATTCGTAGTAACATGTGCTTACATGTGGGTTTGTTTgacaaaattacaagaaacaacgGTAACACAACAAATCTCATCAGCTGATTACTCCGATGAGCTTTCTTATTTCCTATTTGCAGTAGATTGCAGAGGCCACTTAAAATTACCTGCCACATACTTTGGGAACTGTACTATAGCACGCACCGTAGCAGTTAAGAGAAGTGCGCTGATTGGAGAAACTGGAATTGTCGTGGCAGGCAAAGCCATTGGAAGAGAAGTTATGGAAACGTACAAAGGACCACTGAAAGGGGCAGAAAGAAGGGAAATATTCAAAAGTAGACACCCTCCTATCATGGTTTCAGCATCACCAAAATTCGAATTATATAAGATAGATTTTGGGTGGGGAAGGCCTAGAAAGACGGAGGTTGCCAACATTGGGTCGTTGGGATCTCTTTCTCTGTTTTCTATTGCAGAGAGTAGAGAGGAGGAAGGTAGTATTGAATTTGGGTTAGCACTTGCTCCTCATGAATTGGATATCTTCAATTCTATTTTCCACAGGACTTATTAA